Sequence from the Brassica oleracea var. oleracea cultivar TO1000 unplaced genomic scaffold, BOL UnpScaffold01872, whole genome shotgun sequence genome:
TTAAGAGAGAGGAATCGCCGGTGAAGCCATAGTGCCTGATAGAAAAAAGTGCAGCAACACATAATAAGGTTATACTGATTCGGCCATCCCCATAGTAGCATGCCAATAAAATGTTCACAACAACTATCTTGTTGATCATACAATAAAGATGAAAGATGATCATACCTCTCGGCCCAAGTAACGTTCTACCAACTCTTTGTTCCAATCAAGCTCTTCCTGTCACATTATTGTAAAGAGTTTTTAAGAGTCATTTTAATTCTCAGCAGATTATCACGGAAGACAAATCCTACCTTCCAGATCTTATGTGCCTCAGTTTTATCATAAGCGTTGCTTCCTTCCACATTATGTGTCTCCAAAACCCTCAGCATCAGCCGCTGCAGattaatgaaaaacaaaaactggTTGGTGAGCTACATGAGAAACTTGACCAGATTTGAATGGACAGTGTTAGCTGTGTACTTCATACTTACAAGACCTAACATAATTTGCGATAAGTCACGTGACCACTTAGTTACATTAGTAATGTATACTCTACGTTTACCATAACTGCGTCATTTAAGATATGCGGCTCTTACTCTGCGATAATGAAAGCAAGAACTATCGGCTACATGCAGCCCTGCCCaccttttagattttttcaacTCTTGTAGCACCTAAAACCAACAACATATATAATGTAATCAGAATCACAGATTAGAGAAAGCTTATGGTGTATCTTAaaccatatgattttatttgttttggcaAGCTAAGGTAACAAAAGTAGCCAATTTAATGACATCAGGGAAAGGTTAAATCAAAGGGAATGGAGGACCATACGAATGTTTAAAAGTTGAGGCCATAAGAAATTGTAGAGAATGATTTACCTGCTCTGTTGTCATGTAGGAAACCAACCAGCAGCGGTGATACCATGCACGGTAGTTCATCTTTGATCTCTGCAAAGGCCAAGTAATTGAATAGGAGCGGAGTAAGTGACTGTGTGCAAATATTAGTAGGAACTGCAACGAGAGACCGaccatttatatataaatatacgaTAGCTAAATTGTGAAGAAACcaatatgtatgtatatgtcATGGTGAACCTTCATTACATATAAAGCACAAAACTGATATAAACCTCGCCTATTGATTCCACTAGCTCAGACTCTTTGGTGATAATCTCTTGGAGTTGTGGTGTGGGAAAACTCCGAGAAATCATCTTAATTATCCATCTTCTGTTAcaataaaaaaccaaaatattatgaGCAACACTTGTAGGTTTCCTTTTCTTCACTAAGTTATGATGACCGACCTGTGACTCCATGTTGGCTCACTCTTTGGACAATTAGAAAGAACGGGCTTAGAGAGACGAAGTTCTTCCGTGAATGCCTCCAAGGGTTGATCTTGTTTGGACAAGATCAACTTCCTACCAACAAGATGAGGGAGGGTTagataaagaaacaaaacactAGAGAACAAAGGAACATCATTTCAAAGTAACCTGGCGTTCCATGCAGTTCCAAAGTCTGAGCTTAACAGCAACAGAGCTTGGCTATGTTTCATGACTCTGCTCTCAAGGGAACAAGAAGAGACCCCAGACGAGGAGATGTTTTTGGTTGGGGACTCACAAGTAGATGCGTTTTCAAGGCATTTGTACTCCTTAAATGTAGACAGGAACGCATGTTTTGCATCTTTACATAACTGGATAAGTATATCTGTAGATATTCCCAGTTTATGATCTTGATTCCAGAAACTTGGTGAGCTTCCGTCAGTAACGGATCCTGATTCTTTATCCAGCAGTGTGAACTGTGAGGGGTGAATAAACCCAACTTCATCACTTTTAACtcagagagagaaaacaaaaacaaaaacaaaagtaagagGAAGCAtaatagaaagaaaataagGAAAACGCAAATCCAAACAAGCCAAATTAGTCACCAGCATTGTTATGTCATAGGAATAATCTACAATGGAGAAGATTCTCTATACTCACATGAGAGGGTCAGATTCAAGAAGATGCTCCAACTGATTCAACAAGTCGAAGCAGACTTCTTCAGAGCATGACCCTTTTCTCATTTTGTCTTCTTCGGAGCTTTTCAGAATTACCTGATATAAAAGCAATAGATAAGCACAAAGAAACTCTGTGTGAATAAAAGGGTTGAGGAAGAAGCGAAACTACATGTCAAAATCAAAAAGACATGGTTTGGTCTGATAATTACAGTGACCTTGACACAAACAGCTGTGTAAAACCAGAAAGATCACACACTAATCAAGTTATGTCATTCTTTTAAGTCTAAATCCAAGTTCTCTAAGCCagggacaaaaaaaaaactcagtagACAGATACTTTTCAGGTACTTCTGATTTTGATTGGATCAGAAATTGGGATTGATACACACTAAATGCAAAAACTAATAAACATCTTCAAATTccataaagagaaaataaaaaaacctacTCGTGGAGAAAGAAAGGATAGAGGTGAAACTGATCGAGGTGATTGAAGGATGAAGTAGGTTCAAGAGAAGGCGTTCTTTTTGCGTCGGAGGAAGACGGCTATCGTGTTGTTGTGGTGGTTTGGGTACGATCTGAATTAAGCCTGGGCGTTTGGTTTTGGGTCAGATTCGAGCTCTGTTCCTTTCCTGTCGGGGATCCTTTGGGTCCGAGACATTTGGACCAAATAATTACTTATAAATCAGATTTGGGTAATTAAGATCTGAAAAATACATGAAATATCTCAACCCCATCAATTTTAGTCAagatttgtcatatatatctaaaattaaaaaaaaaacttaaaataaattattaatatttaaaataaaacatttttaaactctaaaatttacatt
This genomic interval carries:
- the LOC106321519 gene encoding uncharacterized protein LOC106321519, which codes for MRKGSCSEEVCFDLLNQLEHLLESDPLIDEVGFIHPSQFTLLDKESGSVTDGSSPSFWNQDHKLGISTDILIQLCKDAKHAFLSTFKEYKCLENASTCESPTKNISSSGVSSCSLESRVMKHSQALLLLSSDFGTAWNARKLILSKQDQPLEAFTEELRLSKPVLSNCPKSEPTWSHRRWIIKMISRSFPTPQLQEIITKESELVESIGERSKMNYRAWYHRCWLVSYMTTEQVLQELKKSKRWAGLHVADSSCFHYRRRLMLRVLETHNVEGSNAYDKTEAHKIWKEELDWNKELVERYLGREALWLHRRFLSLNWIMHFGRNHSSETGQRMVMNEEIVTFVDKEIHLLESCMTVPDTKFEDFQAQALHAAVYMLWLTKNVPELWRMLEEKLGTEKIKCILNTVAQERPTSLLHQLDIFAADLEH